A part of Myxococcus landrumus genomic DNA contains:
- a CDS encoding response regulator, translating to MKETRLSKRSVALAVGALLVLCGLFVVGRPWEMAENDGYRTRLQQLRLSSAELEQDALRSRLGLPELHGSDASAFDALKARAEALRELPSFLSDEEQRVMRASLESYLRALEDNRALLVRSRDAQARGERREADVALQALLERSASGQAERAVTTFLQLHERAQRGNERTRIVFFAVSLLLGGYVVVVLVRLSRASAELATLNADLETRVEERGRALVRASEEQRVSEARKAAILEAAPDGIVLVDEAGRLLELNPMAEQVFRVTAGEAVGRDFLSLALPASLPAGQREEVAAALRSTSGHATRLESSCLRADGSTFPAELTLARVPGAGPARFTAFVRDITERKEVERMKNEFISTVSHELRTPLTSIRGSLGLLEGGIVGEIPAEALDMVRIARTNTERLIRLINDILDLEKMEAGKLELKLATLDVHELVEATFSGLKGVADAAGVSLRAVVEEAPKVKGDRDRLIQVLTNLVSNAVKFSPAGAEVAVHARREGAGRVRFSVVDQGPGISEEQRTKLFARFQQLDGSDTRSKGGTGLGLAISQAIVNQHGGGIEVESVLGQGSTFTFALEAVRSPASGVHPAVTAAALSSSRHSVLVVTADTELSSLLKGLLSQEGYRVVRASSLAESAKVLEESSPDAVVLDTQMPDGQALEWVRSLREQPRTHELPVVTLSGRSPGGEGVGAALWVDWISQPLEEARLLSALRHAMRRPGQARVLVVDDDVATRRVICARLERLGAVQVFEAADGESAVELARETRPDLIVLDVGLPGLDGFEVVDILRQGRGRATPLIVFTGRDLSRADQRQLTLGMTRHLSKARSSEEELVASVRELLNELLSRKDGESERRVS from the coding sequence ATGAAGGAGACGCGCCTGTCCAAGCGCTCGGTGGCGCTGGCGGTGGGGGCGCTGCTGGTGCTGTGTGGCCTGTTCGTCGTGGGCCGCCCCTGGGAGATGGCGGAGAACGACGGCTATCGCACGCGGTTGCAGCAGCTTCGCCTCTCCAGCGCGGAGCTGGAGCAGGACGCGCTGCGCTCCCGCCTGGGGCTGCCGGAGCTGCACGGCTCGGATGCCTCCGCCTTCGACGCGCTGAAGGCGCGCGCGGAGGCGCTGCGCGAGCTCCCGTCCTTCCTCTCGGATGAAGAGCAGCGGGTGATGCGCGCCTCGCTGGAGTCGTACCTGCGCGCGCTGGAGGACAACCGGGCGCTGCTGGTGCGCTCGCGAGACGCGCAGGCACGGGGTGAGCGGCGCGAGGCGGACGTCGCGCTTCAAGCGCTGCTGGAGCGCTCCGCCAGCGGACAGGCCGAGCGGGCCGTCACCACGTTCCTCCAGCTCCACGAGCGGGCGCAGCGGGGCAATGAGCGCACGCGCATCGTGTTCTTCGCGGTGTCGCTGCTGTTGGGTGGGTACGTGGTGGTGGTGCTGGTGCGGCTGTCGCGCGCGTCGGCGGAGCTGGCCACGCTCAACGCGGACCTGGAGACGCGGGTGGAGGAGCGGGGGCGGGCGCTGGTGCGGGCCAGCGAGGAGCAGCGCGTCTCGGAGGCGCGCAAGGCGGCCATCCTGGAGGCGGCGCCGGACGGCATCGTCCTGGTGGACGAGGCGGGGCGGTTGCTCGAGCTCAACCCCATGGCGGAGCAGGTGTTCCGGGTGACGGCGGGAGAGGCGGTGGGGCGGGACTTCCTCTCGCTGGCGCTGCCCGCGTCGCTGCCGGCCGGACAACGCGAGGAGGTGGCGGCGGCGCTGCGCTCGACGTCGGGCCACGCCACGCGACTGGAGTCTTCCTGTCTGCGCGCGGATGGGAGCACCTTCCCCGCGGAGCTGACGTTGGCGCGGGTGCCGGGGGCGGGACCTGCGCGCTTCACCGCCTTCGTGCGCGACATCACCGAGCGCAAGGAAGTGGAGCGGATGAAGAACGAGTTCATCTCCACGGTGAGCCATGAGCTGCGCACGCCGCTCACGTCCATCCGAGGCTCCCTGGGCCTCTTGGAGGGCGGCATCGTCGGGGAGATTCCGGCCGAGGCGCTGGACATGGTGCGCATCGCGCGCACGAACACCGAGCGCCTCATCCGGCTCATCAACGACATCCTCGACCTGGAGAAGATGGAGGCCGGCAAGCTGGAGCTGAAGCTGGCCACGCTGGATGTGCACGAGCTGGTGGAGGCGACGTTCAGCGGCCTGAAGGGCGTGGCGGACGCGGCGGGTGTGTCGCTGCGCGCGGTGGTGGAGGAGGCGCCCAAGGTGAAGGGCGACCGGGACAGGCTCATCCAGGTGCTGACGAACCTGGTGTCCAACGCGGTGAAGTTCTCGCCCGCGGGCGCGGAGGTGGCGGTGCACGCGCGGCGGGAGGGCGCGGGCCGGGTGCGCTTCAGCGTGGTGGACCAGGGGCCGGGCATCTCCGAGGAGCAGCGCACGAAGCTGTTCGCGCGCTTCCAGCAGCTCGATGGCTCGGACACCCGCTCCAAGGGCGGCACGGGGCTGGGGTTGGCCATCTCCCAGGCCATCGTGAACCAGCACGGCGGCGGCATCGAGGTGGAGAGCGTGTTGGGTCAGGGCTCCACGTTCACCTTCGCGTTGGAGGCGGTGCGCTCCCCCGCGTCGGGCGTGCACCCCGCGGTGACGGCGGCGGCGCTGAGCTCGTCGCGCCACTCGGTGCTGGTGGTGACGGCGGACACGGAGCTGTCCTCGCTGTTGAAAGGGCTCCTGTCGCAGGAGGGCTACCGGGTGGTACGGGCGTCCAGCCTGGCCGAGTCCGCGAAGGTGCTGGAGGAGTCGTCTCCGGACGCGGTGGTGTTGGACACGCAGATGCCGGACGGGCAGGCGCTGGAGTGGGTGCGGAGCCTGCGCGAGCAGCCTCGCACGCATGAGCTGCCGGTGGTGACGCTGTCGGGGCGCTCGCCGGGGGGCGAGGGCGTGGGCGCGGCGCTGTGGGTGGATTGGATTTCGCAGCCCCTGGAGGAGGCGCGGCTGTTGAGCGCGCTTCGCCATGCGATGCGGCGGCCGGGGCAGGCGCGGGTGTTGGTGGTGGATGACGACGTGGCCACGCGCCGGGTCATCTGCGCGCGGCTGGAGCGGCTGGGGGCGGTGCAGGTGTTCGAGGCGGCGGATGGCGAGAGCGCGGTGGAGCTGGCACGCGAGACGCGGCCGGACCTCATCGTGCTGGACGTGGGGCTGCCGGGGTTGGATGGCTTCGAGGTGGTGGACATCCTGCGCCAGGGGCGCGGCCGGGCCACGCCGCTCATCGTCTTCACGGGCCGGGACTTGTCGCGCGCGGACCAGCGGCAGTTGACGCTGGGGATGACGCGGCACTTGAGCAAGGCGCGCTCCTCGGAAGAGGAGCTGGTGGCCTCCGTGCGCGAGCTGCTGAATGAATTGCTGTCGCGCAAGGACGGCGAATCAGAGAGAAGGGTCTCATGA
- a CDS encoding response regulator, producing MNEAKTLLFLEDDKDLQTLVGAFLREKGYRVEAARTAAEARTLLSKMPVDAAIVDGLLPGVTGADFIRELRKTLPDLPVLFASAFWKDLKSHEMLTRQLKVARIIHKPYRPEELFLWVNQLFAKKLPPPSGPRALADVDPLRDELAASLVALNAEYGARLKDKVEGLQTLLGEAREGNRESLEQASIITHKLHGTAGSYGFSEVSLAAGRLEDALRAGGDGARLDWSLVDVAFRELAATASVPVMPVHKELPSAVLPTEGVLLVVDEDAELLADAERLGRSHVVRVLCARTANEALELARKQWVDGVVIHMHLGGEMGGVQAAHLLRSAEGLGSLPLVFTGAKGGLEERVVAAHAGASMFLPRPFTGPDFVAAAERLVAARRPERARVLVVDDDPEAISALVHALASEQVEVVGLGDAHRLMEALAEHRPDLLLLDVQMPGPSGFDLCRILRSTPTWQDLPVLLITAHLGLEFRLAAFQAGADDYISKPVLREELRARVQARLERARLSKERVERDALTGLLTRKPFIEGMRARLSEARRQHRSLALCFLDVDHFKQVNDRYGHLAGDRVLARLGRLLGSRFRREDVRGRWGGEELVVGLLGETAASAKAILSRTMAEVAQMTFDGDGGESFHVTLSVGIAEAPVDGGSLEDLLRAADVRLHRAKDNGRNRIEV from the coding sequence ATGAATGAAGCCAAGACGCTCCTGTTCCTCGAGGACGACAAGGACCTTCAGACGCTGGTAGGCGCCTTCCTGCGCGAGAAGGGCTACCGGGTGGAGGCGGCGCGCACGGCGGCGGAGGCGCGCACGCTGCTGTCGAAGATGCCGGTGGACGCGGCCATCGTGGACGGGCTGCTGCCGGGGGTGACGGGGGCGGACTTCATTCGGGAGCTGCGCAAGACGTTGCCGGACCTGCCGGTGTTGTTCGCGTCGGCGTTCTGGAAGGACTTGAAGAGCCACGAGATGTTGACGCGGCAGTTGAAGGTCGCGCGCATCATCCACAAGCCCTACCGGCCGGAGGAGCTGTTCCTCTGGGTGAACCAGCTCTTCGCCAAGAAGCTGCCGCCGCCGTCGGGCCCTCGGGCGCTGGCGGACGTGGACCCATTGCGCGACGAGCTGGCCGCGAGCCTGGTGGCGCTCAACGCGGAGTACGGCGCGCGGCTGAAGGACAAGGTGGAGGGGCTCCAGACGTTGTTGGGCGAGGCGCGCGAGGGGAACCGCGAGTCGCTGGAGCAGGCATCCATCATCACACACAAGCTGCACGGCACGGCGGGCAGTTATGGGTTCTCGGAGGTGAGCCTGGCGGCGGGGCGGCTCGAGGACGCGCTGCGGGCCGGAGGCGACGGGGCCCGGCTGGACTGGAGCCTGGTGGACGTGGCGTTCCGCGAGCTGGCGGCGACGGCGTCGGTGCCGGTGATGCCGGTGCACAAGGAGCTGCCCTCGGCGGTGTTGCCGACGGAGGGCGTGCTGCTGGTGGTGGACGAGGACGCGGAGCTGTTGGCGGATGCGGAGCGGCTGGGGCGCTCGCACGTGGTGCGGGTGCTGTGCGCGCGCACGGCGAACGAGGCGCTGGAGCTGGCGCGCAAGCAGTGGGTGGATGGCGTGGTCATCCACATGCACCTGGGGGGCGAGATGGGGGGCGTGCAGGCGGCGCACCTCTTGCGCTCGGCGGAGGGGCTGGGCTCGCTGCCGTTGGTGTTCACGGGGGCGAAGGGCGGGCTGGAGGAGCGCGTGGTGGCGGCGCACGCGGGGGCGTCGATGTTCCTGCCCAGGCCCTTCACGGGGCCGGACTTCGTGGCGGCGGCGGAGCGGTTGGTGGCGGCGCGGCGTCCGGAGCGGGCGCGGGTGCTGGTGGTGGATGACGACCCGGAGGCCATCTCCGCGCTGGTGCATGCGCTGGCGAGCGAGCAGGTGGAGGTGGTGGGGCTGGGGGATGCGCACCGGCTGATGGAGGCGCTGGCGGAGCATCGGCCGGACCTGTTGTTGTTGGACGTGCAGATGCCGGGGCCCAGCGGGTTTGATTTGTGCCGCATCCTGCGCTCGACGCCGACGTGGCAGGACCTGCCGGTGTTGTTGATTACGGCGCACCTGGGGTTGGAGTTCCGGCTGGCGGCGTTCCAGGCGGGGGCGGACGACTACATCTCCAAGCCGGTGTTGAGGGAGGAGCTGCGGGCGCGGGTGCAGGCGCGGCTGGAGCGGGCGCGGCTGTCGAAGGAGCGGGTGGAGCGGGACGCGCTGACGGGGTTGTTGACGCGCAAGCCGTTCATCGAGGGGATGCGGGCGCGGCTGTCGGAGGCGCGGCGGCAGCATCGCTCGCTGGCGCTGTGCTTCCTGGATGTGGACCACTTCAAGCAGGTGAATGACCGCTACGGGCACCTGGCGGGAGACCGCGTGCTGGCGCGGCTGGGGCGGCTGTTGGGCTCGCGCTTCCGCAGGGAGGACGTGCGCGGGCGGTGGGGCGGGGAGGAGCTGGTGGTGGGGCTGTTGGGCGAGACGGCCGCGAGCGCCAAGGCGATTCTGTCGCGCACGATGGCGGAGGTGGCGCAGATGACCTTCGACGGCGACGGGGGCGAGTCCTTCCACGTGACGCTGAGCGTGGGCATCGCCGAGGCCCCCGTGGACGGAGGCTCGCTGGAGGACCTGCTGCGCGCCGCGGATGTCCGGCTGCACCGGGCGAAGGACAACGGCCGCAACCGCATCGAGGTGTGA
- a CDS encoding LVIVD repeat-containing protein: protein MRCAHLAWTVLLACAAAGCSSPDAAPWDGSYTALPEWGDWRDTGPLSACRVLEAGAECGSIDSFDLSACKLRSMEALERQGVYRSELRFDARGTQGVRMATRGGGFKLDARGVPEQVQGTHAIAGVWDSRMLLISSYSQDEGFFTFAGCNAVNPRALTGCFSRCRQGVLVESGTFRAERVARFKGEHEISGGMQQVSERSVDQGMPVDLQVIGGWAYVISQDSAVRGPGGLTVFDVHEPAEPVQVARMKLPGDSDWRGATSRNGVLYVASAKSGVVVFDISRPEAPVFLRQALDKPVGVGMVSVDGDRLYAVGLDAKAGTMMFDISTPTEPRLLQHIVSGARLMDEPSSSQGPVSYQGRLYVNHRGEGLQVVDTRTAPGVRVLGHYTYPHANSRASAVGTFAGRTIAFESSLGVGARLRVLDVSDPLHIVKMAEYGLRAVVSPRAMELRGSRLYLTYHQEGLRVLDVSNPTQPREVAYFNSFRETDPGRGDTLEEGATGLQVPGDGHVYIVDTARGLIVLTEPP from the coding sequence ATGCGATGTGCGCATCTCGCATGGACGGTCCTGCTCGCCTGTGCCGCGGCCGGCTGCTCCTCTCCAGACGCCGCTCCCTGGGACGGGAGCTACACCGCGCTCCCGGAGTGGGGCGACTGGAGGGACACCGGCCCCTTGTCCGCCTGCCGGGTGCTCGAGGCGGGCGCGGAGTGTGGGAGCATCGACTCCTTCGACTTGTCGGCGTGCAAGCTCCGCTCGATGGAGGCGCTGGAACGGCAGGGGGTGTATCGCAGCGAGCTGCGCTTCGATGCCCGGGGGACGCAGGGCGTGCGCATGGCGACGCGCGGCGGAGGCTTCAAGCTGGACGCGAGGGGCGTGCCGGAGCAGGTCCAGGGGACGCACGCCATCGCGGGCGTCTGGGATTCGCGGATGCTCCTCATCTCCAGCTACTCGCAGGACGAGGGCTTCTTCACCTTCGCGGGCTGCAACGCGGTGAATCCGCGCGCGCTGACGGGGTGCTTCTCGCGATGCCGGCAAGGGGTGCTGGTGGAGTCCGGGACGTTCCGCGCCGAGCGAGTGGCCCGCTTCAAGGGCGAGCACGAAATCTCCGGTGGGATGCAGCAGGTCTCCGAGCGCTCCGTGGACCAGGGCATGCCCGTGGACCTCCAGGTCATCGGGGGCTGGGCCTATGTCATCTCGCAGGACAGCGCGGTGCGCGGCCCGGGTGGCCTCACCGTCTTCGATGTCCACGAGCCCGCGGAGCCCGTGCAGGTGGCGCGGATGAAGCTGCCAGGGGACTCCGACTGGCGCGGGGCGACGTCGCGCAACGGCGTGCTCTATGTCGCGAGCGCGAAGTCGGGCGTCGTGGTGTTCGACATCTCGCGGCCGGAGGCCCCCGTGTTCCTGCGCCAGGCGTTGGACAAGCCCGTGGGGGTGGGGATGGTGAGCGTGGATGGGGACAGGCTCTACGCGGTGGGCCTGGACGCCAAGGCCGGCACGATGATGTTCGACATCTCCACGCCCACGGAGCCCCGGCTGCTCCAACACATTGTCTCGGGTGCTCGTTTGATGGACGAGCCCTCTTCCTCGCAAGGCCCCGTGAGCTACCAGGGCCGGCTCTACGTGAATCACCGGGGCGAGGGGTTGCAGGTCGTCGACACGCGCACGGCGCCGGGGGTCCGGGTGCTGGGGCACTACACGTATCCGCATGCCAACAGCCGCGCGAGCGCGGTGGGCACCTTCGCCGGCCGCACCATCGCGTTCGAGAGCAGCCTGGGTGTGGGGGCCCGGCTGAGGGTGCTGGATGTCAGCGACCCCCTCCACATCGTGAAGATGGCGGAGTACGGCCTGCGCGCCGTCGTGTCACCGCGCGCGATGGAGCTGCGCGGCTCCCGGCTCTACCTGACGTACCACCAGGAGGGGCTGCGCGTGCTGGACGTGAGCAACCCCACGCAGCCGCGCGAGGTGGCGTACTTCAACAGCTTCCGCGAGACGGACCCGGGACGAGGTGACACGTTGGAGGAAGGTGCCACCGGGCTCCAGGTGCCCGGGGATGGCCATGTCTACATCGTGGACACAGCCCGAGGGCTCATCGTGCTGACGGAGCCGCCGTGA
- a CDS encoding NAD(P)/FAD-dependent oxidoreductase, translating to MSEFLEKDVVIVGGGPAGLSAALVLGRGRKRVLLCDAGTPRNARAEHMQGFVTRDGLPPSEFRAIGREQLRPYDVDLRNVRVVSIVREGARFHVTLEDGVKVEARRVLLATGLVDEIPSVPGYRELWGHAVFQCPYCHGWEVRDRAWGVLANADASLYVDFALFLKGWSSNVTLYTQGGFQLSAEQRERLVRAEVRIVEGRVQRLVLSADAKGLEAVELEDGTRVPQDVLVVHPPQKQVPLVRDLGLALDELGFVKVDATLETSLPGVYAAGDLTTRLQGALLSAAAGAQAAYRMNHLLNMEAVGAGHAK from the coding sequence ATGAGCGAATTTCTCGAGAAGGACGTGGTGATTGTCGGAGGCGGCCCCGCGGGCTTGAGTGCCGCGCTGGTGCTGGGGCGCGGGCGCAAGCGCGTGCTGCTCTGCGACGCGGGCACTCCGCGCAACGCGAGGGCGGAGCACATGCAGGGCTTCGTCACTCGGGATGGCCTGCCGCCCTCGGAGTTCCGGGCCATTGGCCGTGAGCAGCTCCGCCCCTACGACGTCGACCTGCGCAACGTGCGCGTCGTGAGCATCGTGCGCGAGGGTGCGCGCTTCCACGTGACGCTGGAGGACGGCGTGAAGGTGGAGGCGCGCCGGGTGCTCCTCGCCACGGGCCTGGTGGACGAGATTCCCTCGGTGCCGGGCTACCGCGAGCTCTGGGGCCACGCGGTCTTCCAGTGTCCCTACTGCCACGGGTGGGAAGTCAGGGACCGTGCGTGGGGCGTGCTCGCCAACGCGGACGCGAGCCTCTACGTCGACTTCGCCCTCTTCCTGAAGGGCTGGTCCTCGAACGTCACGCTCTACACCCAGGGAGGCTTCCAGCTCTCGGCCGAGCAGCGCGAGCGGCTGGTCCGCGCGGAGGTGCGCATCGTGGAGGGCCGGGTCCAGCGGCTGGTGCTCTCGGCGGATGCGAAGGGGCTGGAGGCCGTGGAGCTGGAGGACGGGACTCGGGTGCCGCAGGACGTGCTGGTGGTGCACCCGCCCCAGAAGCAGGTGCCGCTGGTGCGAGACCTGGGGCTCGCGTTGGACGAGCTGGGCTTCGTGAAGGTGGATGCCACCCTGGAGACCTCCCTCCCGGGCGTCTACGCGGCGGGAGACCTCACCACGCGGTTGCAGGGGGCGCTGTTGTCCGCGGCCGCCGGAGCACAGGCCGCCTACCGGATGAACCACCTGCTCAACATGGAGGCGGTGGGAGCGGGCCACGCGAAGTGA
- a CDS encoding AraC family transcriptional regulator — protein MSQASHPAHTHWDSALRRDFEEKRRLTWIGPLSQGSLRVPRHAVVHSYAAVVLVLKGESHVRHAGELVLRAGDVHLIPPGDAHGREHSDAQALGLGFYLEALSDDPEERETRLRPLLRVRGGCHPVLRPSLAQRRRLLRWMRLMEEEQARGERGGEEASLALLRLVLIELERMSSPEAAVEPASVGLSRRALSYIETHCLEPLSLAKVARELGRSAPHVAQVVRQETGRSVGEWILECRMAEARSRLRHTDERVDIVAERVGYADVTHFIRLFRRVHGVTPAAWRRRMDAGVR, from the coding sequence ATGTCGCAAGCCTCACATCCCGCCCACACCCACTGGGACTCCGCGCTGCGGCGCGACTTCGAGGAGAAGCGACGGCTCACGTGGATAGGCCCGCTGTCGCAGGGCTCGCTGCGAGTCCCCCGGCACGCCGTCGTGCACTCCTACGCCGCGGTGGTGCTGGTGCTGAAGGGCGAGTCCCACGTGCGGCACGCGGGAGAGCTGGTGCTGCGCGCGGGAGACGTGCACCTCATTCCGCCCGGGGACGCGCATGGGCGGGAGCACTCGGACGCACAGGCCCTGGGGTTGGGCTTCTACCTGGAGGCGCTGTCGGATGACCCGGAGGAGCGCGAGACGCGGCTGCGGCCCCTGCTGCGAGTCCGAGGAGGGTGCCATCCGGTGCTCCGTCCCTCGCTCGCGCAGCGCCGGAGGCTGCTGCGGTGGATGCGGCTGATGGAGGAGGAGCAGGCTCGGGGAGAGCGGGGCGGTGAAGAAGCGAGCCTGGCCTTGCTCCGGCTGGTGCTCATCGAGCTGGAGCGGATGAGCTCTCCGGAGGCCGCCGTGGAGCCCGCCTCGGTGGGGCTGAGCCGCCGCGCGCTGTCGTACATCGAGACCCACTGCCTGGAGCCGCTGTCGCTCGCGAAGGTGGCGCGGGAGCTGGGCCGCTCCGCGCCGCATGTCGCGCAGGTGGTGCGACAGGAGACGGGGCGCTCGGTGGGAGAGTGGATTCTCGAGTGCAGGATGGCCGAGGCCCGCAGCCGTCTGCGCCACACCGACGAGCGTGTCGACATCGTCGCCGAGCGGGTGGGGTACGCGGATGTGACGCACTTCATCCGTCTCTTCCGTCGCGTCCATGGTGTGACACCCGCCGCATGGAGGCGACGAATGGATGCAGGAGTGCGCTGA